The proteins below come from a single Zhouia spongiae genomic window:
- the creD gene encoding cell envelope integrity protein CreD has product MNINENPGKGKFGYWIKTSITARMFMVGFLTLVLLIPLMYVQDLIKERKNRQSEVIHEIGTKWGEEVVLYGPMLKLPYKTYTEKKVKDEKTNKIYTETIEDIAYVYLFPKSLDVKAEIDPEEKYYGIYKTAVYDSKMKVSGSFSRPQLLEEAEIRDEDILWNKAKIIIKTSNLKGVSSTVKLHLGQSDYEFSSKYNGETDYQPEFVSLHTLESKAIREGDLPMKKNVNFSLQMNVKGSKQISFIPIGKETTTEIRSDWKTANFFGEFLPYNDDKITETGFDARWKVLDINRPFSQYHFNAPPNLRQFAYGVNFMIPVDEYQKSERSSKYGFLVIGLTFLIFFLIQSISKIHIHPFQYLMIGLALVMFYTLLISISEHSNFFKAYLIAGASIIVLISVYSKSILKSNKFAGLIAVSLISLYTFIYVIIQLESYALLVGSLGLFLILATVMFVSRKIDWGNQ; this is encoded by the coding sequence ATGAATATTAATGAAAACCCAGGAAAAGGAAAATTTGGTTATTGGATCAAAACATCCATAACGGCGAGAATGTTTATGGTAGGATTTTTAACATTGGTCCTTTTGATCCCTTTGATGTATGTTCAGGATTTAATTAAAGAGCGGAAGAACAGACAATCGGAAGTGATTCATGAGATAGGCACGAAATGGGGAGAAGAAGTGGTTCTGTATGGTCCTATGTTAAAACTGCCTTATAAGACCTATACAGAGAAAAAAGTGAAGGATGAAAAAACGAATAAGATATATACAGAGACTATAGAAGACATAGCCTATGTTTATCTTTTTCCGAAAAGTCTGGATGTGAAGGCTGAAATAGATCCGGAAGAAAAGTATTACGGTATATACAAGACAGCAGTTTACGATAGTAAAATGAAGGTATCCGGAAGTTTCTCAAGACCTCAGCTTTTAGAAGAAGCGGAAATCAGGGACGAAGATATTTTATGGAATAAGGCAAAGATCATTATCAAAACGTCTAATCTCAAAGGAGTCAGCAGTACAGTTAAGCTTCACCTGGGACAAAGCGATTATGAGTTCAGTTCTAAATATAACGGCGAAACAGATTACCAGCCTGAATTTGTTTCACTACACACATTAGAAAGCAAGGCTATAAGAGAGGGTGATCTTCCGATGAAGAAAAATGTTAACTTCTCTTTGCAAATGAACGTAAAGGGAAGTAAACAAATAAGTTTTATCCCGATAGGGAAGGAGACTACGACAGAAATACGATCCGATTGGAAAACTGCTAATTTTTTTGGAGAGTTTTTACCCTATAATGATGATAAAATTACGGAAACAGGCTTCGATGCCCGCTGGAAAGTATTGGATATAAACAGACCCTTTTCACAATACCATTTTAATGCACCTCCTAACCTGAGACAGTTTGCTTATGGGGTGAATTTTATGATTCCGGTAGACGAGTATCAGAAAAGTGAACGCTCTTCAAAATACGGTTTTCTGGTGATAGGACTTACCTTTCTGATTTTCTTCCTGATCCAATCCATCAGTAAGATTCATATCCATCCATTTCAATATTTGATGATAGGTTTGGCTTTGGTGATGTTCTATACCCTGTTAATCTCAATTTCCGAACACAGCAACTTTTTCAAAGCTTATTTAATTGCAGGGGCATCAATAATCGTGTTGATATCCGTTTATTCCAAATCAATATTAAAGTCTAACAAATTTGCCGGATTGATAGCAGTATCCTTAATTTCACTGTATACTTTTATTTACGTGATCATTCAGTTGGAAAGCTACGCATTGCTGGTAGGAAGCCTTGGCTTGTTTCTGATACTGGCAACGGTAATGTTTGTTTCCCGTAAAATTGATTGGGGTAATCAATAA
- a CDS encoding META domain-containing protein, translating to MKRVIFPVLFVAMVFTACKDNKTTKEADNTEPVDSVTTGMKEKKSRESTVAVTENNSETYFKGVGTEPFWSIEFSGKMIKFTSLTEAHKEFTVPATEPVRAADANIKMYKAEVESGAMNVQISQGECSDNMSDKVYGYKVKVEIKKGNETDYTVYEGCGNYITDYRLHDIWVLEKLGEVEATAGMFAKELPNMEINAGENKFFGYAGCNNMRGRIFFEQGLLRFTDVVTTEMACMGDNKEGDFLKALQSSVKYKIENNSLYLFNDTGTQLVFKKVD from the coding sequence ATGAAAAGAGTAATTTTTCCGGTTTTATTCGTTGCCATGGTCTTTACAGCTTGTAAAGATAACAAGACAACAAAAGAAGCAGACAATACGGAGCCTGTAGATTCCGTTACAACCGGTATGAAAGAGAAAAAAAGCAGGGAGAGCACTGTTGCGGTCACGGAGAACAATAGTGAAACTTATTTTAAAGGCGTAGGAACGGAACCTTTTTGGAGCATTGAATTTTCTGGCAAGATGATTAAATTCACATCCCTAACAGAAGCTCATAAAGAGTTTACAGTACCTGCAACAGAACCTGTAAGAGCAGCCGATGCAAATATAAAAATGTATAAGGCTGAAGTAGAAAGCGGAGCTATGAATGTTCAGATATCTCAGGGAGAATGTTCCGATAATATGTCTGATAAGGTATATGGATATAAAGTGAAGGTTGAAATAAAGAAAGGGAATGAAACTGATTATACGGTCTATGAAGGATGTGGTAATTATATCACCGACTATAGACTGCATGATATCTGGGTGTTGGAAAAGTTAGGAGAAGTAGAGGCAACTGCCGGGATGTTCGCCAAGGAACTGCCAAACATGGAAATTAATGCCGGAGAAAATAAGTTTTTTGGATATGCAGGGTGTAATAACATGAGAGGGCGTATATTTTTTGAGCAAGGATTGCTGAGGTTTACAGATGTTGTAACTACAGAAATGGCTTGTATGGGCGATAACAAGGAAGGGGATTTCCTGAAAGCTCTGCAAAGTTCGGTGAAATATAAGATAGAAAACAACAGCTTATATCTTTTTAATGATACTGGAACACAATTGGTGTTTAAAAAAGTAGATTAA
- a CDS encoding histone H1: MKELLETIETELANFKQDATEQLEKGNKAAGTRARKSSMELGKLFKEFRKVSLEASKK, encoded by the coding sequence ATGAAAGAACTGTTAGAAACAATTGAAACAGAATTAGCAAACTTTAAACAAGATGCCACCGAGCAACTTGAAAAAGGTAATAAAGCGGCAGGAACCCGTGCCCGAAAATCATCCATGGAACTTGGTAAGCTTTTTAAAGAGTTTAGAAAAGTATCTTTGGAAGCGTCAAAGAAATAA
- a CDS encoding winged helix-turn-helix domain-containing protein, translated as MGIINNINKVFDHRIRLGIMSVLMVNEYADFKTLKELLEVTDGNLASHTKALEKAEYIVIEKQFIGKKPNTRYIATKSGRKAFKQHIEALENIIRKA; from the coding sequence TTGGGAATAATCAATAATATAAATAAAGTTTTTGATCATCGTATCAGGCTGGGTATTATGTCGGTACTGATGGTGAATGAGTATGCTGATTTTAAAACGCTAAAAGAACTTTTAGAGGTTACAGACGGAAACCTGGCAAGCCACACCAAAGCGCTGGAAAAAGCAGAATATATTGTTATAGAAAAGCAATTTATAGGAAAAAAACCAAACACGAGGTATATAGCCACAAAATCAGGCAGGAAAGCATTTAAACAGCACATAGAGGCGCTGGAAAATATAATACGTAAAGCTTAA
- a CDS encoding site-specific integrase has translation MANTFSLLFYLKRSKADINGEANIYLRITMDGQRAEMSLHRKVMMNRWDQHIGKMIGRNTMAREINEYIDLVTYKINKLYQNFIDQGKYISPRELIKAYRSFNVKPKMLLEIFRDHNKKMEALMGKQYSEGTVKRYRTTLNHLEQHLKEDLLIDDIAVTEVDLQFLNRFDYFLKSIRGCNHNSSMKYLNNLKKIMRIAYVNEWILKDPFYNFKISFKWKEREYLTEHEIETLLNKDLHNQRLELVRDIFVFCCFTGLAYADVKKLTPRHVVKGIDGGKWIRVHRTKTNSRSSIPILPTAMSIIKKYEAYPEVVNEGCLLPVPSNQKSNAYLKEIADLCGINKNLTTHLARHTFATTVTLSNGVPIESVSKMLGHKDLRTTQIYAKVIDKKVGEDMKVLRERIKSNI, from the coding sequence ATGGCGAATACATTTTCACTTTTATTCTATTTAAAACGAAGCAAAGCAGATATTAATGGTGAGGCTAATATCTATTTAAGAATCACTATGGATGGACAACGTGCAGAGATGAGTCTACATAGAAAAGTAATGATGAATCGATGGGATCAGCATATTGGCAAAATGATAGGAAGAAATACAATGGCCAGAGAAATTAATGAATACATTGATCTAGTTACTTACAAAATAAATAAACTGTATCAGAACTTTATTGACCAGGGAAAGTATATTTCCCCAAGAGAACTAATCAAAGCTTATAGAAGTTTTAATGTTAAACCAAAAATGCTACTGGAAATCTTTAGAGATCATAACAAGAAGATGGAGGCACTGATGGGGAAACAGTATTCTGAAGGTACAGTGAAGCGATATAGGACTACTTTAAATCATTTAGAGCAACATTTAAAAGAGGATCTTTTAATAGATGACATCGCCGTTACTGAGGTAGATTTACAGTTTTTAAATAGGTTTGATTACTTTTTGAAATCAATAAGAGGATGTAATCATAATTCTTCGATGAAGTATTTGAATAATTTAAAAAAGATTATGCGCATTGCCTATGTGAATGAATGGATATTAAAAGATCCATTCTATAATTTCAAAATTAGCTTTAAATGGAAAGAACGAGAGTATTTAACGGAGCATGAGATTGAAACATTATTAAATAAAGATCTACATAACCAACGTTTAGAATTAGTTCGGGATATCTTTGTTTTTTGCTGTTTTACAGGTCTTGCATATGCCGATGTAAAGAAACTGACACCACGTCATGTAGTTAAAGGAATAGATGGTGGAAAATGGATTAGGGTTCATAGAACGAAAACGAATTCCAGGAGTAGCATTCCCATACTACCTACAGCAATGAGTATTATTAAAAAATATGAGGCCTATCCAGAGGTGGTTAATGAAGGATGTCTTTTACCTGTTCCCAGCAATCAGAAATCGAATGCTTATTTGAAAGAAATAGCAGATTTATGTGGGATAAATAAAAACTTAACAACACATTTGGCAAGGCATACATTTGCCACAACTGTTACTTTATCTAATGGAGTTCCAATTGAGTCGGTCAGTAAAATGTTAGGACATAAAGATTTACGGACCACTCAAATTTATGCTAAAGTAATCGATAAGAAAGTAGGGGAGGACATGAAGGTATTACGAGAAAGAATTAAATCAAACATTTAG
- a CDS encoding NAD(P)-dependent oxidoreductase, with amino-acid sequence MKFGIIKERKNPPDKRVVFSPDACLKLLTRFPEASIYVESSEIRVFIDEEYLEKGISTANDVSECDVLLGVKEVPVDALIPSKKYFFFSHTIKKQPYNRRLLQAVLEKNIELFDHEVITAKEGYRLVAFGRYAGIVGAYNGFRAYGLKFDLYNLPKAENLPDQQALTDALNRIHLPNIKILLTGTGRVGNGAKEMLDAMHIRQVSVNDYLDYTFEEPVYCQIDVLDYNKRKDGQGLDKEDFYQNPDDYVSDFMRFAKVTDFYIAGHFYGDGAPYLYTKEDARSINFKIKVVADVSCDIDGPVASTIRPSTIADPIYGYDPENEQETDFKNINAIAVMAVDNLPCELPRDASEGFGEMFLKYVIPAFFNNDKDGILERARMTKNGKLTDRYQYLQDYVDGELV; translated from the coding sequence ATGAAATTCGGAATCATTAAAGAACGTAAAAACCCACCCGATAAGAGAGTTGTATTTTCGCCGGATGCCTGCCTTAAGTTATTGACCCGATTTCCGGAAGCAAGCATTTATGTAGAAAGTTCTGAAATACGGGTTTTTATAGATGAAGAATATCTGGAAAAGGGTATTTCTACCGCAAATGATGTTTCTGAATGTGATGTATTACTGGGCGTAAAAGAAGTACCGGTCGATGCCCTCATACCCAGTAAAAAATACTTTTTCTTTTCACACACAATAAAGAAGCAACCTTATAACCGTAGGCTTTTACAAGCCGTCCTTGAAAAGAATATAGAACTCTTCGACCACGAGGTCATTACTGCCAAAGAAGGATATCGTTTGGTCGCTTTTGGCCGCTATGCCGGTATAGTGGGTGCATATAACGGTTTCAGGGCCTATGGATTGAAATTCGACTTATATAATTTGCCCAAGGCAGAAAACCTGCCGGATCAACAGGCTCTGACCGATGCCTTAAACCGTATTCATCTACCTAATATTAAAATCCTGCTAACAGGAACCGGAAGGGTTGGTAATGGTGCTAAAGAAATGCTCGATGCCATGCATATCAGGCAAGTATCGGTAAACGATTATCTCGATTATACCTTTGAGGAACCTGTCTATTGTCAGATAGATGTACTTGACTATAACAAACGTAAGGATGGACAAGGTTTAGACAAAGAGGATTTTTATCAAAATCCGGACGATTATGTTTCCGACTTTATGCGTTTTGCCAAAGTAACTGATTTCTATATTGCAGGACACTTTTATGGTGATGGCGCTCCATATTTATATACAAAAGAAGATGCCAGATCGATCAACTTTAAAATCAAAGTAGTCGCTGATGTCAGTTGTGATATAGATGGACCGGTAGCATCAACTATACGTCCTTCAACCATTGCAGACCCGATATATGGTTATGATCCGGAAAATGAACAGGAAACCGACTTTAAAAATATTAATGCCATAGCAGTGATGGCCGTAGATAATCTTCCATGTGAGCTTCCCCGTGATGCCAGTGAAGGCTTTGGCGAAATGTTCCTGAAATATGTAATTCCAGCTTTTTTTAACAATGACAAGGATGGGATTTTAGAAAGAGCACGGATGACGAAAAACGGCAAACTCACCGATCGATACCAATATCTTCAGGATTATGTAGATGGAGAGCTTGTATAA